The Syntrophorhabdaceae bacterium genome includes a window with the following:
- a CDS encoding response regulator translates to MIEGSKILLVDDSPEIIEVLGDFFALNGCHVHKAYTGNQALETLSKEDIEVVILDVNLPDVNGITLLDTIKVNTPAAAVIMATGFYDPNFIVDAMKKGASDFLIKPFELDKLMLVMMRVLRERKLLIEKENILSSLED, encoded by the coding sequence ATGATTGAAGGCTCTAAAATACTTTTGGTTGATGATAGTCCTGAGATTATCGAGGTCCTCGGGGATTTTTTCGCATTAAACGGTTGTCACGTCCACAAGGCATATACCGGTAACCAGGCCCTGGAGACACTCAGTAAAGAGGATATAGAGGTTGTTATCCTTGACGTAAACCTGCCTGACGTGAACGGTATCACGCTTTTGGACACAATCAAGGTTAATACCCCTGCTGCCGCGGTAATCATGGCAACCGGTTTCTATGACCCGAATTTTATTGTCGATGCGATGAAGAAAGGCGCATCCGATTTTTTAATAAAGCCCTTTGAGCTGGACAAGCTCATGCTGGTCATGATGAGGGTTCTGAGAGAACGGAAGCTCCTGATAGAGAAGGAAAACATACTTTCCAGTCTCGAAGAT